One Candidatus Planktophila limnetica DNA segment encodes these proteins:
- the tyrS gene encoding tyrosine--tRNA ligase, with product MNLLEDLRWRGLISQSTDESALQEALKKPITLYIGFDPTAASLHVGNLVVLLVLRRFQLAGHNPIALVGGATGLVGDPSGRNEERTLNSNDTVAEWVSNIREQVSSFLDFDKGPNKAQVVNNLDWTSPLSAIEFLRDIGKHFSVNQMLAKDSVSSRLESGGISYTEFSYQVLQSLDFLELYRRYQCTLQLGGSDQWGNIVAGLDLIRRVEGGSGHALTIPLLTKSDGSKFGKTASGSIWLEASMTSPYAFFQYWLNTDDKDVIKFLKVFSFKSHQEISELEKAHDANPGMREAHRALARELTSLVHSSEIAERVEEAARALFGQGDLGSLDEATLAGALSELPRITIKSGESIPTWVDLLAATGVVDSKSAARRIVKEGGAYLNNAKVESEDFALQKSDFLCGKYALLRKGKRDLAAVELL from the coding sequence ATGAATCTTTTAGAAGATCTGCGCTGGCGAGGATTAATCTCCCAATCGACCGATGAAAGCGCCTTACAAGAGGCGCTCAAGAAGCCCATCACGCTGTACATAGGCTTTGATCCAACCGCTGCCTCGCTGCACGTTGGAAATTTAGTGGTTCTTCTTGTCTTACGACGTTTTCAATTGGCAGGACATAATCCAATTGCATTAGTTGGGGGAGCCACAGGTTTAGTGGGAGATCCATCGGGTCGCAACGAAGAACGTACTTTAAATAGCAATGACACCGTTGCCGAGTGGGTCTCAAATATTCGTGAGCAAGTGTCATCATTTCTAGATTTCGATAAAGGTCCCAATAAAGCGCAAGTCGTGAATAATCTGGATTGGACTTCGCCCCTTTCGGCTATTGAATTTCTAAGAGATATTGGTAAACATTTTTCAGTTAATCAAATGCTCGCTAAGGATTCCGTCTCTTCACGACTTGAATCCGGTGGAATTTCCTACACAGAGTTTTCTTATCAAGTGCTGCAATCACTAGATTTTCTAGAGCTATACCGTCGATACCAGTGCACATTGCAATTAGGTGGCTCGGATCAATGGGGAAATATTGTTGCTGGCTTAGATCTTATTCGCAGAGTTGAAGGCGGTAGTGGTCACGCGTTAACAATTCCTTTGTTGACGAAATCTGATGGCTCCAAGTTTGGTAAGACTGCCAGCGGCAGCATTTGGTTAGAGGCTTCTATGACCTCGCCGTATGCATTTTTCCAATACTGGTTAAACACAGATGACAAAGATGTCATCAAGTTCTTAAAGGTTTTCTCCTTTAAGTCTCATCAAGAGATTTCCGAACTTGAAAAAGCTCATGATGCAAACCCTGGTATGCGCGAAGCACACCGTGCACTCGCTCGGGAACTCACTTCACTGGTTCACTCTTCTGAAATTGCCGAAAGGGTTGAAGAAGCCGCCCGAGCACTCTTTGGACAAGGTGATTTAGGTTCGTTAGATGAAGCAACATTGGCCGGAGCGCTTTCAGAATTGCCGCGAATTACGATTAAGTCAGGAGAGAGCATCCCAACGTGGGTGGATTTGCTGGCGGCTACCGGGGTTGTGGACTCAAAGTCTGCTGCCCGCAGAATTGTTAAAGAAGGTGGCGCGTATCTAAATAATGCCAAGGTGGAATCAGAAGACTTTGCACTCCAGAAATCCGACTTTTTATGCGGCAAATATGCACTTTTGCGAAAAGGCAAGCGAGATCTTGCAGCAGTTGAATTACTTTAA
- the argH gene encoding argininosuccinate lyase, with amino-acid sequence MALWGGRFTEQPTDAVFALSQSVGFDWRLAPYDLRSSLAHLAVLEKSSLVSKEDSAKIRGALKELIEEVASQKFLPTKEDEDVHSALERGLTTKLGPLGGSLRAGRSRNDQVTTDLRLFAIDHMLALANLLTELTEVILKKASEYIDDPAPGFTHIQHAQPISFGHEIAKHAHAFSRDISRINDWYHRASVSSLGAGALSGSSLPLDPEFTAKNLGFENTFENSIDAVSDRDYVAEALFITSLIGIHLSRIGEEWTLLGSTEFAWAKISDQYSTGSSIMPQKKNPDMAELARGKSARLIGNLVSVLTMLKGLPFAYNRDLQEDKEPFFDSLDTLFLVIPAVSGMIATTNFDREKMKLSAPTGFSLATEIADYLVRKNVPFSQAHEAAGMCVAMCEKHKIELHQLSDEQFASIHPLLDPSIRDVLTVEGAIASRTTSGGTAPSQVRKQIAAAMKKTLHQRTEIANKSKAFSEMMRA; translated from the coding sequence GTGGCACTCTGGGGTGGGCGTTTTACCGAGCAACCGACCGATGCTGTCTTTGCTCTATCGCAAAGTGTTGGATTCGATTGGCGATTAGCTCCTTATGATTTGAGATCATCTTTAGCGCATCTAGCAGTTCTTGAAAAATCTTCACTTGTTTCAAAAGAAGATTCAGCCAAAATTAGGGGAGCGCTAAAAGAACTTATTGAAGAAGTTGCTTCACAGAAATTCTTGCCCACCAAAGAAGATGAAGATGTTCATAGTGCTTTAGAACGTGGTTTAACTACCAAACTTGGTCCTTTAGGTGGATCGCTACGTGCGGGACGATCTAGAAACGATCAAGTAACGACAGACCTTCGTCTTTTCGCCATCGATCACATGCTTGCTTTGGCTAATTTGCTTACTGAATTAACTGAAGTGATTTTGAAAAAAGCGAGTGAATATATAGATGATCCGGCTCCTGGTTTTACTCACATTCAGCATGCACAACCAATTTCCTTCGGACACGAAATCGCTAAGCATGCTCACGCGTTCAGCAGAGATATTTCCCGAATCAATGATTGGTATCACAGAGCATCCGTTAGTTCCTTAGGTGCTGGGGCGTTATCAGGATCATCGTTACCACTAGATCCTGAATTTACGGCCAAGAATCTAGGATTTGAAAACACTTTTGAAAACAGTATTGATGCTGTGAGCGATCGTGATTATGTGGCAGAGGCTCTGTTTATTACTTCACTGATCGGTATTCATCTGTCTAGAATCGGTGAAGAGTGGACTCTTTTAGGATCTACCGAGTTTGCTTGGGCAAAAATTTCTGACCAATATTCAACTGGTTCCTCAATAATGCCGCAGAAGAAGAATCCAGATATGGCTGAACTAGCGCGTGGCAAAAGTGCTCGCCTCATTGGTAATTTGGTTTCGGTACTTACTATGCTCAAGGGATTGCCGTTTGCATATAACCGCGATCTGCAAGAAGACAAGGAACCTTTTTTCGATAGTTTAGATACATTGTTTCTAGTTATTCCAGCAGTATCAGGAATGATTGCAACAACGAATTTTGATCGCGAGAAGATGAAATTATCTGCGCCAACGGGTTTCTCTCTCGCAACAGAAATAGCTGATTATTTAGTTCGAAAAAATGTCCCCTTCTCACAGGCACATGAAGCTGCGGGTATGTGTGTCGCGATGTGCGAAAAACACAAAATTGAGCTTCATCAATTAAGTGACGAGCAATTTGCGTCAATTCATCCGTTATTAGATCCTTCAATTCGCGATGTATTAACTGTTGAGGGTGCTATCGCTTCACGCACAACCTCTGGCGGCACGGCTCCTTCGCAAGTGCGCAAGCAGATTGCTGCGGCTATGAAAAAAACATTGCACCAACGCACGGAAATTGCCAACAAATCCAAGGCTTTTTCCGAGATGATGAGGGCATGA
- a CDS encoding arginine repressor: protein MSINSHNVSGRRAKAIALIKSGLIHSQTDLVVHLKKSGFRVTQATASRDLEEIGAVRGRDIDGSSVYQIRESSDDALSRVNPVPSKLIISVDHSANLAVVHTPPGAAQFLASSLDHANLTGVIGTLAGDDTIILVSKKATGGAQLAKEVLAFANAKNTRGSKVGRK from the coding sequence ATGTCTATTAATTCACACAATGTTTCTGGGCGCAGAGCCAAGGCAATTGCATTGATTAAATCTGGTCTTATTCATTCACAGACTGATTTAGTTGTGCATCTGAAAAAAAGTGGATTTCGAGTAACTCAAGCAACGGCGAGTAGAGATCTAGAAGAAATTGGAGCGGTTCGTGGGCGAGATATAGACGGTTCTTCTGTGTATCAGATTCGCGAATCCTCAGATGACGCTCTATCGCGTGTTAACCCTGTCCCATCGAAGCTGATAATTTCCGTTGATCACAGCGCCAATCTTGCAGTGGTACATACGCCACCAGGTGCGGCGCAATTTTTAGCAAGTTCTTTAGACCACGCCAATCTCACAGGTGTAATTGGAACCCTTGCCGGTGATGACACGATTATCCTTGTGTCAAAGAAAGCCACAGGTGGAGCGCAGTTGGCCAAAGAAGTTCTCGCCTTTGCTAACGCTAAGAACACTCGCGGATCAAAAGTTGGGAGAAAATAA
- a CDS encoding acetylornithine transaminase has protein sequence MKNKDYSVLWSKNLMSNYSVPSITLVKAKGCIVQDANGVKYLDMLGGIATSILGHAHPAVVAAVNRQIKTLSHVSNFYSHPNAIELAQILVRFTGKKDSRVFFAQSGAEANEAAIKLSRKTGRTRIVAMDGSFHGRTMGSLSLTGQSAKKVAFTPILKNIKHIPFGDIKKARRAINSRTAMVIIEPIMGEAGVIVPPENYLKEIREICTVHGVLLAIDAVQTGIGRTGQWFGYEYSGITPDVITVAKGLGAGLPLAAMIAVGKSSQLFVPGDHGSTFGGNPVTTAASIAAIKWIEKNKILSKCKNDFKYISVALRSTAGVAEVRGAGLLIGIELSHQNSAQIAQLLQDSGVLVNAANPSTIRIAPALNISEKEIDLFIKKFKEVMSNVY, from the coding sequence ATGAAGAACAAGGATTACAGCGTTCTTTGGTCCAAGAATTTAATGAGTAATTACTCAGTGCCATCAATAACTCTCGTGAAGGCAAAAGGATGCATAGTTCAAGACGCCAACGGAGTTAAATACTTAGACATGTTGGGTGGGATCGCAACTAGCATTTTGGGTCATGCTCATCCCGCTGTTGTCGCAGCTGTAAACCGCCAGATTAAGACATTGTCACATGTGAGTAATTTTTACTCTCATCCCAATGCGATCGAATTAGCGCAGATTTTGGTTCGTTTCACCGGGAAAAAGGATTCGCGAGTTTTCTTTGCGCAATCAGGAGCGGAAGCAAATGAAGCGGCAATAAAGTTATCGAGAAAAACAGGCCGCACAAGAATTGTTGCTATGGATGGTTCTTTTCATGGCCGAACTATGGGGTCTTTATCGCTCACAGGACAGAGTGCAAAAAAGGTTGCATTCACTCCGATACTCAAAAACATTAAGCACATTCCATTCGGCGATATCAAGAAAGCCAGACGAGCCATTAATTCAAGAACTGCGATGGTTATTATCGAACCGATTATGGGAGAAGCTGGTGTGATTGTTCCGCCAGAGAACTACTTGAAGGAGATACGCGAAATTTGCACGGTTCACGGCGTTTTATTGGCAATAGATGCAGTTCAAACCGGAATAGGACGCACAGGTCAATGGTTTGGATATGAGTATTCAGGAATCACACCTGATGTAATTACTGTCGCTAAAGGTTTGGGCGCAGGTTTACCACTTGCGGCCATGATTGCAGTTGGAAAATCTTCACAATTATTTGTTCCTGGTGATCATGGTTCTACATTTGGAGGCAACCCAGTCACCACAGCAGCTTCAATTGCGGCGATCAAATGGATTGAGAAGAACAAAATATTGTCTAAGTGTAAAAACGATTTCAAATATATCTCGGTTGCCCTTCGATCAACTGCTGGTGTTGCCGAAGTGCGGGGCGCAGGTTTGCTCATCGGAATCGAATTGTCTCACCAGAATTCAGCTCAGATCGCTCAGTTACTACAAGATTCTGGAGTGTTAGTTAATGCCGCAAATCCGAGCACGATTCGCATTGCTCCGGCATTGAATATTTCTGAGAAGGAAATCGATCTGTTCATTAAAAAATTCAAGGAGGTTATGTCGAATGTCTATTAA
- the argB gene encoding acetylglutamate kinase, with the protein MIIIKFGGHAMNDTQGIFAAAIKSVLLKGEQVIVVHGGGPQINAELKNRNIESIFVNGYRFTTDEIFEVVDEVLSKVVGPEVANNLLLAGVKAQAMSGKQSEVIFAEGIDGLGKVGRVLRVDVSKIDQLLFQKIVPVIAPIAVDVAGGIGLNINADLAAAAISGAYPNSTVIIMTDVAGIYQNWPDKSSLIEKISAHELAELKLTFADGMLPKVDATLEAIAAGANSVRIIDGTDETSFAAALDGSGGTLVYA; encoded by the coding sequence ATGATCATTATTAAGTTTGGTGGCCATGCGATGAATGACACACAAGGTATTTTCGCTGCTGCAATTAAATCGGTCTTATTGAAGGGCGAACAAGTAATCGTTGTTCATGGTGGCGGACCGCAGATCAATGCCGAACTAAAGAATCGCAATATTGAAAGCATTTTTGTTAATGGGTACCGCTTCACAACGGATGAAATCTTCGAAGTTGTGGATGAGGTGCTATCGAAAGTTGTAGGTCCAGAGGTTGCTAATAATTTGCTTCTTGCCGGAGTAAAAGCTCAGGCGATGTCCGGCAAGCAATCTGAAGTTATATTCGCTGAAGGCATAGATGGTTTGGGTAAAGTAGGACGCGTACTTCGAGTGGATGTTTCTAAAATTGATCAATTACTTTTCCAGAAAATTGTTCCGGTGATTGCACCGATAGCTGTTGATGTAGCAGGGGGAATCGGATTGAACATCAATGCTGACCTGGCAGCTGCCGCCATTTCAGGTGCGTATCCGAATTCAACTGTAATTATCATGACTGATGTAGCAGGGATTTATCAGAATTGGCCTGATAAGAGTTCACTTATTGAGAAAATATCAGCCCACGAACTCGCTGAACTAAAACTTACATTCGCTGATGGTATGTTGCCCAAAGTTGATGCAACTCTCGAAGCGATTGCTGCAGGAGCGAATTCAGTTCGAATAATCGATGGAACTGACGAAACTAGTTTTGCAGCGGCCCTTGATGGCAGCGGTGGAACTTTGGTGTACGCATGA
- the argJ gene encoding bifunctional glutamate N-acetyltransferase/amino-acid acetyltransferase ArgJ encodes MKLPQGFVASATAAGLKSSGDKDLTLIVNEGPSQWASAVFTSNQVVAAPVLWSKEVIKGSVVKAVVLNSGGANACTGPKGFQDTHATAEHVAKLLNHSSSEVFICSTGMIGEFLPMDKILSGLDVLSKNLSNDSVLDCAHAIMTTDSVPKIVNLNANGVQVSGIAKGAGMLAPALATMLCVILTDALLPVDAKEIFEETVDSTFNRIDSDGCTSTNDTILFMSSGASGVQLTQEQCASMLEETCSSLADQLIADAEGSTKTIEINVSNARSESDAVNVGRACARNNLLKAAIFGGDPNWGRVLAAVGTADAFMDPNIIDVSLNGVQVCASSAPGADKSKVSFEQRLVVIDIDLKVGVACATIKTNDLSHAYVHENSAYST; translated from the coding sequence GTGAAGCTGCCTCAGGGATTTGTTGCTTCAGCAACAGCTGCAGGTTTAAAGAGTTCGGGAGATAAGGATCTGACTTTAATTGTTAATGAAGGTCCTTCACAATGGGCTTCAGCAGTTTTCACTTCCAATCAAGTAGTAGCCGCTCCAGTTTTATGGAGTAAAGAAGTTATTAAAGGCTCTGTCGTTAAAGCAGTAGTTCTGAACTCCGGTGGCGCTAATGCTTGTACTGGGCCAAAAGGTTTTCAAGATACGCACGCAACAGCTGAGCACGTTGCAAAGTTACTCAATCATTCATCTTCTGAAGTTTTCATCTGTTCGACAGGGATGATCGGTGAGTTTTTGCCTATGGATAAGATTTTGAGTGGATTAGATGTGCTTTCGAAGAACTTATCTAATGATTCCGTGTTGGATTGTGCACATGCGATTATGACCACGGATTCTGTCCCAAAAATCGTTAATCTGAATGCGAATGGAGTTCAGGTCAGTGGAATTGCCAAAGGCGCTGGAATGTTGGCACCGGCTTTGGCAACGATGCTCTGTGTTATTTTAACTGACGCCCTTTTGCCGGTTGATGCTAAGGAAATTTTTGAAGAAACGGTGGATAGTACCTTTAACCGAATAGATTCTGATGGATGTACCTCCACCAATGACACCATTCTTTTCATGTCATCTGGTGCAAGTGGAGTTCAATTAACTCAGGAGCAATGCGCATCTATGCTTGAGGAAACGTGTTCATCCTTGGCAGATCAATTAATTGCCGATGCCGAAGGATCTACCAAAACCATTGAAATCAATGTTTCTAATGCTCGCTCTGAAAGCGATGCAGTTAATGTTGGAAGAGCATGCGCCAGGAACAACTTACTCAAGGCCGCAATATTTGGGGGAGATCCAAATTGGGGTCGAGTGTTGGCCGCTGTTGGAACCGCAGATGCCTTTATGGATCCTAACATTATTGATGTTTCTCTCAATGGAGTACAGGTATGTGCTTCGAGTGCTCCGGGGGCTGATAAGTCGAAAGTTTCTTTTGAGCAACGGTTGGTTGTAATCGATATAGATCTGAAAGTCGGCGTTGCATGCGCGACAATCAAAACTAATGATTTATCCCATGCTTACGTACATGAGAACTCTGCGTATTCCACATGA
- the argC gene encoding N-acetyl-gamma-glutamyl-phosphate reductase, translating to MKTVVIGASGYAGGELLRLLATHPHLLVTQVSAHSNAGELITSVHPHLNTYQNQKFVAIEEVNFDQVDVVFIALPHGQSASVVRNIPSHTKVIDLGADFRLNDSAQWDKYYDGEHAGVWTYGLPEIPGQREKISKSVQVSNPGCYATSIITGLLPALDFIDVSDVVVVAASGTTGAGRSAKINLIASEVMGSLTSYKFGGIHQHTPEVEQALSNASGKDLKISFTPILAPIPRGILSTITARLTSTISTEEVNASYAKFYEDEYFVDVLPLGQMPKTGSLTGSNKVQIQVAVDEHVQRLVISVALDNLGKGAASQAIQNANLMCGFHEGSGLSTDGLGT from the coding sequence ATGAAGACAGTAGTTATCGGTGCCAGTGGTTACGCAGGGGGCGAGCTCTTGCGATTATTGGCAACTCATCCACATTTACTGGTTACTCAAGTAAGTGCCCATAGCAATGCAGGAGAACTAATTACATCTGTTCATCCGCACTTAAATACTTACCAAAACCAAAAATTCGTAGCGATCGAAGAAGTAAACTTTGATCAGGTTGATGTTGTTTTTATCGCTCTGCCACATGGTCAATCAGCCAGTGTTGTAAGAAATATTCCTAGTCATACAAAGGTTATTGATCTCGGAGCAGATTTTAGACTCAATGATTCAGCCCAATGGGATAAGTACTATGACGGAGAGCATGCTGGGGTATGGACATATGGTTTGCCTGAAATTCCAGGACAAAGAGAAAAAATTTCTAAGAGTGTGCAGGTTTCAAATCCGGGTTGCTATGCAACATCAATTATCACTGGATTGCTTCCAGCTTTAGATTTCATAGATGTTTCAGATGTCGTAGTTGTTGCGGCTTCAGGAACAACTGGAGCTGGCAGAAGTGCAAAGATTAATCTCATAGCTAGTGAAGTGATGGGCTCTTTAACATCCTATAAATTTGGGGGTATCCACCAACATACGCCTGAAGTGGAACAAGCGTTAAGCAATGCCTCAGGCAAAGATCTCAAAATTTCCTTTACTCCAATCTTGGCTCCTATACCTAGGGGAATTTTATCGACGATTACCGCACGATTGACTTCAACTATTTCAACGGAAGAAGTAAATGCGTCCTATGCAAAGTTTTATGAAGATGAATATTTCGTAGATGTTCTACCACTTGGTCAAATGCCTAAGACTGGTTCATTAACAGGTTCCAATAAAGTCCAAATCCAGGTTGCAGTTGATGAACATGTGCAACGACTGGTTATAAGTGTGGCTTTGGATAATTTAGGTAAAGGCGCAGCGAGTCAGGCCATTCAAAATGCCAATTTGATGTGTGGTTTCCATGAAGGTTCCGGTTTGTCCACGGATGGACTCGGAACGTGA